The following is a genomic window from Roseitalea porphyridii.
GGAAAGCGCGGCTCGGGTCCGAACGGCATCGCGCCGGTGATGGTGGGGCGGGGCGTGGTGCCGCCCTCGGGCGGCGCCGTCTGGGTGCATCCGGCCACGGCAGCCAGCGGCGCGGCGGCGGCGAACCCCAAGAATTGACGGCGCGATGAAAGAATCATGACGGACCCCATGATGAAAACCCCAGCCTCTGCTACGCCACGCACCGAACCATTGGAATATGCGGTCGACGTGAAACACCCCGGTTTCACGTGTCTGTGAGCCCGATTGGCGGGTTTGGAACGAAGCGTTGCAAAGCTGCAACAGGGCGTCCGGCGTCCGCGATCACGTTTCGAACTGCTCAGAGGTCGGCAAGGGTCGCCACAACGCGGCTTGGCGCATAGTTCGAGTACTCGTCGGGAAGGCCGGCCCGGTTGATCCAGATCGCGTGGAAACCGAACTTGGCGGCACCGGCAACGTCCCACCGGTTGGCCGACACGAACACGACCTTCCTGGGCTTGCAGTCCCAGGCGTCGGTGACCATCCGATAGGTTTCCGGTGCGGTCTTGAACACCTTGACGGCCTCGATCGAGAACATGTCGTCGACCAGTTCGCCGAGCCGCGCCGACTCGACCGCCGCGGCGAGCATGTCGGGCGAGCCGTTCGACAGGATCGCGATCCGCGTGCCCTCCTTGCGCAGCCGCTCAAGCGTTTCGTGAACGTCCGGATAGCTGTCGAGCGTCCAGTATGCGTCGAGCAGCGTGTTGCGCAGGGCCGGATCGTCGATCCGGTGCAGGGCGAGGGCATGGTCGAGCGCTTCTTCGGTCAGTCTCCAGAAGCTGGTGTAGCTGCCCATAAGGCCGCGCACCCAGGAATATTCGAGCTGCTTGGTGCGCCAGGTCGCCGAGATCGCTTCCCACTTGTCGCCGAGCGCGCCGGCGTTGGCGCGCATCGCCGCGTGCACGTCGAACAGCGTGCCGTAGGCGTCGAACACATATCCGGTCGGGGTCATGGAATCCGCTGCGTTGAAGGCGCGGGCATCATCGGCGAAACGCTCGCCGCGTCAAGCCGTCATCCGCGTTGACCTTGGGGGCAAAACCGGCCAAGTCGGATCGTCCGTATCGAAGGAGCGATGCATGGCCACCATTCCCCCCGCCCAGAGCGCAACCTGGACCTATGTCGACGGCGACTGGCACGAGGGCAACGTGCCGATCATGGGTGCGCGCACGCATGCCGTATGGCTCGGCTCGTCGGTGTTCGACGGCGCGCGCTGGTTCGAGGGAGTCGCGCCCGATCTCGACCTGCATTGCGAACGGGTGAACGCCTCGGCGCGCGCGCTCGGGCTCGAGCCCACGATGGAAGCCGACGAGATGGTGTCGCTGACGCTCGAGGGCATCAAGCGCTTCGACGGCGAGACGGCGGTGTACATCCGCCCGACCTACTGGGCCGAGCACGGCGGCTACATGTCGGTGCCGGCTGATCCCTCGTCGACGCGCTTCGCCCTGTGCCTGTTCGAAGCGCCGATGATCACGCCCAAGGGCTTTTCCGTGACCGTTTCCCCGTTCCGCCGGCCGACCGTCGAAACCATGCCGACCGACGCCAAGGCCGGCTGCCTTTATCCCAACAATGGCCGCGCGATCATGGAAGCAAAGGCGCGCGGCTTCGACAATTGCCTCGTGCGCGACATGCTCGGCAATATCTGCGAGACGGCGACGTCGAACGTGTTCATCGTCAAGGACGGTCAGGTGATGACGCCGGCGCCGAACCGGACCTTCCTCGCCGGCATCACCCGCGCCCGCATCATCGATCTTCTGTGGCAGTATGGCTTCAAGACGGTCGAAAAGACCCTGACCATCGACGATTTCATGGACGCCGACGAAATCTTCTCGACCGGGAACCATTCCAAGGTGGTGCCCGTTATCAGGATCAAGGATCGGGAACTGCAACCCGGTCCGGTCGGGCAGAAGGCGCGCGAACTCTATTGGGAATGGGCGCGCGGCTGACGATCGCAAGCGGCGATCCGACCCTCAAATCGGATCGCCGATGGTTGCCCGGAGCCCGACTTAAGTCTACATCACCGATCAGGATTTGCCCGCCCGCCAGAGGCCCGGCGCATGTCCGACCATCCGACGGAGAGGACCCCGACACATGGCTTTCGAACTTCCCGACCTTCCTTACGATTACGACGCGCTCGCTCCGTACATGTCGCGCGAAACGCTCGAATTCCACCACGACAAGCACCATCAGGCCTATGTCACCAAGGGCAGCGAGCTGGCGGCCGAGGCCGGCATGGACGGTCTGCCGCTCGAGGAGATCGTCAAGCAGTCGCATGGCAAGAACCCCGGCCTGTTCAACAATGCCGGCCAGCACTACAACCACATTCATTTCTGGAAATGGATGAAGAAGGGCGGCGGCGGCACCTCGCTGCCGGGCAAGCTGCAGTCCGCCATCGACAGCGACCTTGGCGGTTATGACAAGTTCCGCTCCGATTTCATCGCGGCCGGCGTCGGCCAGTTCGGTTCGGGCTGGGCCTGGATCGCGGTCAAGGACGGCAAGCTGGAAATCATGAAGACGCCGAACGGCGAGAACCCGCTGGTGCACGGCGCCGAGCCGATCCTCGGTGTCGATGTGTGGGAGCACTCCTACTACATCGACTATCGCAACGCCCGTCCCAAATATCTCGAGGCGTTCGTCGACAATCTGATCAACTGGGATTACGTGCTCGAACGCTACGAAAGCGCCACGGCGTAAACACCTGAAAGAAATATACAAATTCGGAGAGCCCGGGCACTGCCCGGGCTTTCCTGTTACAAACTGTTCACGCTTTCGCGACTTGATTTTGAAGCGCGGCGACCATTTGCTCTCTTCAGCGGGCCTGTGCGCGCTGCAAGACACGATACCGGAGAGCCATATGTTTCTAAGAACAGTGACGACCGCCGCAACCTTGTTGGCGATGGGGGTGACGGCCTCGCTTGCGCAGGACCCGATCGAGGAGCGCCAGCAGATCATGAAGGACAATGGACAGGCGATGCGCGTCCTGGTTCCGATGGCCCGTGGCCAGGCCGACTATGACGCCGAGGCCGCGCTGGCAGCGTTCGTTTCGATCCGCGACGATGCCGCCCGGTTCGGCGAACTGTTCCCCGAAGGCACCGAGACCGGCGGCGACACGCGCGCCAAGCCGGAAATCTGGACCGACCGCGAGGGCTTCGATGCCGCCGTGGCGGCGTTCGTCGAGGATGCCGAAGCCGCCGTCGCAGCCGCGCCTGCCGACCTGGACGCCTTCCGTCCGGTCTTCGGTGCGATGGCCGAGAATTGCGGCGATTGCCACGAGGTCTATCAGGTTCCCGAGAACTGATCGATCGGAGCGGCCCGTCCGGGTCGCGCTCCATCTTGGCCGGGCGGCATCCGTGCCGCCCGTTCGCTTGCGTGAACAGGGCAGGGAGCCATGCGCCGAGTTCTGATCGTCTTGAGCCTGCTGGTGATCGCGGGCGTCATCGGCTTCTGGTGGTTGACCATGCCGCAGCCGTTGCCCGCCGACCGCCTGGCGGCCGTCGATGGCCATGAGCCCGACCTGACAAATGGCGAAGCGCTTTTCTGGGCCGGTGGATGCGCCTCCTGCCATGCCGGTTCGGATGCCGAGGGCGACGCACGGCTTGAACTTGGCGGCGGCGCGCCGCTCGAGAGCCGCTATGGCACGTTCGGCGTGCCGAACGTTTCGCCGCATCGCGAGGACGGCATCGGCTCTTGGAGCTTCGCCGATTTCGCCAACGCCATGACACGCGGAATCGCGCCGGACGGACGGCACTACTATCCGGCGTTCCCCTATGCGTCCTATGCGAAGATGCCGCTCGACGATCTGGCCGATCTGTGGACGTTCATGCAGTCATTGCCGCCGGTGGAGAACGGCCCGCAGGTCGCGCGCGCCGAACTGACCTTTCCCTACAATCTGCGACGCGGGATCGGTCTGTGGAAGCGGGCCTATCTGTCCGACGAGCCGGTGGTCGCCGATGCGGCGCTCGATGACGATGCGCAATTGCTGCGCGGCCGCTACCTGGTCGAGGGGCCCGGCCATTGCGGCGAATGCCACACGCCGCGCAACTGGGCCGGCGCGATGGACACGGGCCGCTGGCTCGCCGGCGCGCCCAACCCCGAAGGCGAGGGACGCATTCCGAACATCACCCCGCACGAGGACGGTGTCGCCGGCTGGACCGAGGACGATCTCGTCTACGGGCTTGAATCGGGTTTCACGCCCGAGTTCGATTCGATGGGCTCGACCATGGCCGCCGTGGTCAAGAACTTCGCCAATGTCAGCGCCGACGACCGCGCCGCCATCGCGGCCTATCTCAAGGCGATCCCGGCGCTGCCGGACGCGCCATAGCCATCGCCTCAATCGGCCGTCCCGACCGCCTTCAGCGCGAAGGCATAGACCTCGGCGATCTCCTCGAGCCGCGAGAAGCGTCCCGATGCCCCGCCATGGCCCGCGCCCATGTTGGTCTTGAGCATGTATGGCCCGCCCTGCGGCGCCATCGCGCGCAGTTTCGCCACCCATTTGGCCGGTTCCCAGTAGGTCACCCGCGGGTCGGTCAGCCCGGCGACGGCCAGCACCGGCGGATAGGGCAGGGCCGCGACATTGTCGTAGGGCGAATAGGCGGCGATGGTCGCATAGTCGGCCTGCGAGGCGATCGGATTGCCCCATTCGGGCCATTCGGGCGGCGTCAGCGGCAGCGTGTCGTCGAGCATGGTGGTCAGCACGTCGACGAACGGCACCTCGGCGATGATCGCCCCGAACGCCTCGGGTGCCATGTTCATCACCGCGCCCATCAGCATGCCGCCGGCCGATCCGCCCTGCGCGACGAGCCTGTCCGGCGCCGTGTACCCCTCGGCCGGCAGATGACGCGCCACGGCCACGAAATCCTTGAACGTGTTGGCCTTGTCCTGCCGTTTGCCGGCCTCGTACCAGGCAAAGCCCTTGTCCTTGCCGCCCCGGATATGGGCGATCGCATAG
Proteins encoded in this region:
- a CDS encoding haloacid dehalogenase type II, encoding MTPTGYVFDAYGTLFDVHAAMRANAGALGDKWEAISATWRTKQLEYSWVRGLMGSYTSFWRLTEEALDHALALHRIDDPALRNTLLDAYWTLDSYPDVHETLERLRKEGTRIAILSNGSPDMLAAAVESARLGELVDDMFSIEAVKVFKTAPETYRMVTDAWDCKPRKVVFVSANRWDVAGAAKFGFHAIWINRAGLPDEYSNYAPSRVVATLADL
- a CDS encoding branched-chain amino acid aminotransferase; translation: MATIPPAQSATWTYVDGDWHEGNVPIMGARTHAVWLGSSVFDGARWFEGVAPDLDLHCERVNASARALGLEPTMEADEMVSLTLEGIKRFDGETAVYIRPTYWAEHGGYMSVPADPSSTRFALCLFEAPMITPKGFSVTVSPFRRPTVETMPTDAKAGCLYPNNGRAIMEAKARGFDNCLVRDMLGNICETATSNVFIVKDGQVMTPAPNRTFLAGITRARIIDLLWQYGFKTVEKTLTIDDFMDADEIFSTGNHSKVVPVIRIKDRELQPGPVGQKARELYWEWARG
- a CDS encoding superoxide dismutase, with product MAFELPDLPYDYDALAPYMSRETLEFHHDKHHQAYVTKGSELAAEAGMDGLPLEEIVKQSHGKNPGLFNNAGQHYNHIHFWKWMKKGGGGTSLPGKLQSAIDSDLGGYDKFRSDFIAAGVGQFGSGWAWIAVKDGKLEIMKTPNGENPLVHGAEPILGVDVWEHSYYIDYRNARPKYLEAFVDNLINWDYVLERYESATA
- a CDS encoding c-type cytochrome; translated protein: MFLRTVTTAATLLAMGVTASLAQDPIEERQQIMKDNGQAMRVLVPMARGQADYDAEAALAAFVSIRDDAARFGELFPEGTETGGDTRAKPEIWTDREGFDAAVAAFVEDAEAAVAAAPADLDAFRPVFGAMAENCGDCHEVYQVPEN
- a CDS encoding cytochrome c, whose amino-acid sequence is MRRVLIVLSLLVIAGVIGFWWLTMPQPLPADRLAAVDGHEPDLTNGEALFWAGGCASCHAGSDAEGDARLELGGGAPLESRYGTFGVPNVSPHREDGIGSWSFADFANAMTRGIAPDGRHYYPAFPYASYAKMPLDDLADLWTFMQSLPPVENGPQVARAELTFPYNLRRGIGLWKRAYLSDEPVVADAALDDDAQLLRGRYLVEGPGHCGECHTPRNWAGAMDTGRWLAGAPNPEGEGRIPNITPHEDGVAGWTEDDLVYGLESGFTPEFDSMGSTMAAVVKNFANVSADDRAAIAAYLKAIPALPDAP